In one window of Solanum pennellii chromosome 2, SPENNV200 DNA:
- the LOC107008712 gene encoding stress-induced protein KIN2-like codes for MDNSQNLSYQAGQAKGQAQEKGNQMMDRAANAAQSARETIQEAGQQMQAKAQDATNAVKNATGLNK; via the exons ATGGATAACTCCCAGAACTTGAGCTACCAAGCTGGCCAAGCTAAGGGCCAAGCTCAG GAAAAAGGTAACCAGATGATGGACAGGGCCGCCAATGCTGCACAATCTGCCAGGGAAACAATCCAGGAG GCGGGGCAGCAAATGCAGGCCAAGGCACAGGATGCGACTAATGCAGTTAAAAATGCGACTGGCTTAAACAAATAA